The genomic window TTTTATGGAAGTTGGTAATGCGCTTAGTGCATATAATCATCACAAAGTTGCTGCTTTTATTAAACAATGTTACTTAACTGATAATATGTCAATTATTAATATTACCCCTCAAGTATTTCAACAGGGGTTAAATTTATATGAATCTAGACAGGATAAAACATGGGGATTAGTAGATTGTATTTCATTTATCGTCATGGAACAGGAAAATTTAATTGATGCTGTCACATCAGATATTCATTTTATTCAAGCAGGGTTTAACGCATTATTACGATAAAATAAAATCTTAACTTGTTT from Nostoc sp. UHCC 0870 includes these protein-coding regions:
- a CDS encoding type II toxin-antitoxin system VapC family toxin is translated as MNKDRLFLDTIFIQAILNPRDQYHTPAMQLLPRVKNAQEVWTTEAIFMEVGNALSAYNHHKVAAFIKQCYLTDNMSIINITPQVFQQGLNLYESRQDKTWGLVDCISFIVMEQENLIDAVTSDIHFIQAGFNALLR